The genomic stretch GCAACATGGCCGGCGCCCGCGCACTGTGGCGTGCCACGGGGATGAAAGATGACGACTTCAAGAAGCCGATCATCGCGATTGCCAACTCGTTCACCCAGTTCGTACCGGGCCACGTCCATCTCAAGGACCTGGGCCAACTGGTCGCCCGCGAGATCGAACGCGCCGGCGGCGTGGCCAAGGAATTCAACACCATCGCCGTGGATGACGGCATCGCCATGGGCCATGACGGCATGCTGTATTCCCTGCCGAGCCGCGAGATCATCGCCGACTCCGTGGAGTACATGGTCAACGCCCACTGCGCCGACGCCATCGTGTGCATCTCCAACTGCGACAAGATCACCCCTGGCATGCTGATGGCCTCCCTGCGCCTGAACATCCCGGTGATCTTCGTCTCCGGAGGCCCGATGGAAGCCGGCAAGACCAAGCTTGCCTCCCACGGCCTGGACCTGGTGGACGCCATGGTCATCGCCGCCGATTCCAGCGCTTCTGACGAGAAGGTCGCGGAATACGAGCGCAGCGCCTGCCCGACCTGCGGTTCGTGCTCCGGCATGTTCACCGCCAACTCCATGAACTGCCTGGTCGAAGCCCTGGGCCTGGCCTTGCCGGGCAACGGCTCGACACTGGCCACCCACAGCGACCGCGAGCAGCTGTTCCTGCAGGCCGGCCGCACCATCGTCGAGTTGTGCAAGCGTTACTACACCGAGAACGACGAGTCGGTATTGCCGCGCAATATCGCCAACTTCAAGGCGTTCGAAAACGCCATGACCCTGGATATCGCCATGGGCGGTTCCACCAACACCATCCTGCACCTGCTGGCCGCCGCCCAGGAAGCCGAGATCGACTTCGACCTGCGCGATATCGACCGCCTGTCCCGACATGTGCCGCAGCTGTGCAAGGTCGCGCCGAACATCCAGAAGTACCACATGGAAGATGTACACCGCGCCGGCGGGATCTTCTCGATCCTGGGTTCCCTGGCCCGTGGCGGCCTGCTGCACACCGACCTGCCGACCGTACACAGCAAATCCATCGCCGAAGGCATCGCCAAGTGGGACATCACCCAGACTGACGACCAAGCCGTGCACACCTTCTTCAAGGCAGGCCCGGCTGGCATCCCGACCCAGACGGCGTTCAGCCAGTCGACCCGTTGGGACACCCTGGACGACGACCGTGAAAACGGCTGCATCCGCAGTGTCGAGCACGCCTACTCCCAGGAAGGCGGCCTGGCCGTGCTCTACGGCAACATCGCCCTCGACGGCTGCGTGGTGAAGACCGCGGGTGTGGATGAGTCGATCCACGTGTTCGAGGGGCGCGCCAAGATCTACGAAAGCCAGGACAGCTCGGTGCGCGGCATCCTCGCCGATGAAGTGAAAGAAGGCGACATCGTGATCATCCGCTACGAAGGCCCGAAAGGCGGCCCGGGTATGCAGGAAATGCTGTACCCGACCTCGTACCTCAAATCCAAGGGCCTGGGCAAAGCCTGTGCGCTGCTGACCGATGGTCGCTTCTCTGGCGGCACATCCGGCCTGTCCATCGGCCACGCTTCGCCAGAAGCCGCTGCCGGCGGCGCGATTGGCCTGGTGCAGGATGGCGACAAGGTGCTGATCGACATTCCGAACCGCTCGATCAACCTGTTGATCAGCGATGAAGAATTGGCTGCGCGTCGGGTCGAGCAGGACAAGAAAGGCTGGAAGCCGGTGGAGAAGCGTCCGCGCAAAGTCACCACCGCCCTGAAAGCCTACGCGCTGCTGGCCACCAGTGCCGACAAGGGGGCAGTGCGCAACAAGGCCATGCTCGACGGCCTGTAAGCCCCGCCCCTAAAAAAGCCCCGCCAAGTGCGGGGCTTTTTTTTCCTACCAAAAACACCAGAACACCGAAGATCAAAATGTGGGAGCGGGCTTGCTCGCGATAGCGGTGGGTCAGTTGATGGATATTTGACTGACACTCCGCCATCGCAAGCAAGCCCGCTCCCACATTGGTTGATCGCGTTTAACCTGTTACTGGATTTCGTCGGGCTTGACGATCACCCAGTTCTTGTCCGCCGTCACCGGCAAACCTTCCTTGGCCTGGGCCGCGGCGTGCTTGGCGATCATGCCGTTGAGCTGGGTCATGTACTTGTCCTTGCGGTTGATCCACAAATGGATGCCACCCTTGGCCACGTCCACATCGTGGAACAGCATGTAGCCGTCGCTGGTCGGTGTGTCGCCGCCGACCAGCACCGGTTTTTTCCACTCGTCGATGTAGGTGAGGATGGCCGCGTGCTTGCCGGCCATCCAGGTTGCCGGGGTCCACAGGTAGGGGGTCAGTTCCAGGCCGAGGTTAGCCTTTTCGTCATACTTGCCGGCCGCGACTTGCTTGCGTGCGGTGGTCAGCTCGCCGGTCTTGCGGTCCTTGAGCAGCAGGCTGACGCCAATCACGTTCTGCGGCTTGACGTTGTAGCCGTACTTGGGATCAGACGCGACCATGCGCACCAGTTCTTCGGAAGCGGCGGTCATCACATACACGTCGATGCCGTTTTCCATCAGCTTGTTGTACAGCTCGGTCTGGCCGGTGAAGATTTTCGGTGGCTGCACCTCCATGTTCTTCACCACGTCGCCTTCGAAGTAGGTGACCGGCACCGGCTTGCCGGAGGCCATCAGCTCATCGACGTAGCCCTTGAGCTCCTTGAGGGTGAAACCGGAAAAGACTTGGGCGACCCACGGGTAACAGACCATGTCGTCGACTTCGCACAGGCGGTAGTAGTAACTGAACAGGCTTTCCTTATGGTCGGCGGTGTCTTTGAACGGCATCAGCTTGAGCGACGGGTCGAGACTGTCGCGGGTGATCAGGCCCTTGTTCTCCATGTATGGCAACAGCGACTCTTCGAGGTCGAAGCGGTAGCTGGTGTTGTCCATGTCGAACACCGCGTAGTTACCCTTGTTGGCGTTGGCGGCAATCATTTCATTGAGTTGCTTGGCGGCGGGCGCCGGCCAGTGTTTCAACTCGGTGGCGGCCATGACCTGGCTGGCAAGCCCCAGGCATAGCGCGGCGGCAAACAGTCTCGGCGCGAGCTTCATGTGCGTTTTCTCCCTGAGTGAAAGGCATCAACGCTAGCAAATCTGTATGACAACCTTCACCACACGCACGACCGGCGACGTCCTGATCCCGCCACCCACGTACACAGGAGCGTCAACGCCTTATTCCAAAAACGACGGTCGCCATTCCATCTTGTTATTAATTCATTAGATATCAAACTGTTAGGCTTGCCGGTTCGCAATCGCAGGCTCACGCGATTGGCAGCCTTCTACTCGGAGCTTCAATGAATCTGCCGCTGATTCTCAACTTGCTGGTGTTTTTCGCCCTCTTGCTGGGCCTGGCCCAAACCCGCCGCACCCAATGGAGCCTGGCTAAGAAAGTCCTGCTCGCCCTGGTGCTCGGGGTGGTTTTTGGTGGGGTCCTGCACACCCTCTATGGTGCTGGCCACCCGGTGCTCAAGGCTTCGATCAGTTGGTTCGACCTGGTGGGCAATGGTTATGTGCAACTGTTGCAGATGATCGTGATCCCGCTGGTATTCGCCTCGATCCTCAGCGCCGTGGCGCGCCTGCATAACGCCGCGTCCCTGGGCAAGATCAGCTTCCTGACCATCGGCACGTTGCTGTTC from Pseudomonas fluorescens encodes the following:
- the ilvD gene encoding dihydroxy-acid dehydratase; translation: MPDYRSKTSTHGRNMAGARALWRATGMKDDDFKKPIIAIANSFTQFVPGHVHLKDLGQLVAREIERAGGVAKEFNTIAVDDGIAMGHDGMLYSLPSREIIADSVEYMVNAHCADAIVCISNCDKITPGMLMASLRLNIPVIFVSGGPMEAGKTKLASHGLDLVDAMVIAADSSASDEKVAEYERSACPTCGSCSGMFTANSMNCLVEALGLALPGNGSTLATHSDREQLFLQAGRTIVELCKRYYTENDESVLPRNIANFKAFENAMTLDIAMGGSTNTILHLLAAAQEAEIDFDLRDIDRLSRHVPQLCKVAPNIQKYHMEDVHRAGGIFSILGSLARGGLLHTDLPTVHSKSIAEGIAKWDITQTDDQAVHTFFKAGPAGIPTQTAFSQSTRWDTLDDDRENGCIRSVEHAYSQEGGLAVLYGNIALDGCVVKTAGVDESIHVFEGRAKIYESQDSSVRGILADEVKEGDIVIIRYEGPKGGPGMQEMLYPTSYLKSKGLGKACALLTDGRFSGGTSGLSIGHASPEAAAGGAIGLVQDGDKVLIDIPNRSINLLISDEELAARRVEQDKKGWKPVEKRPRKVTTALKAYALLATSADKGAVRNKAMLDGL
- a CDS encoding phosphorylcholine phosphatase: MKLAPRLFAAALCLGLASQVMAATELKHWPAPAAKQLNEMIAANANKGNYAVFDMDNTSYRFDLEESLLPYMENKGLITRDSLDPSLKLMPFKDTADHKESLFSYYYRLCEVDDMVCYPWVAQVFSGFTLKELKGYVDELMASGKPVPVTYFEGDVVKNMEVQPPKIFTGQTELYNKLMENGIDVYVMTAASEELVRMVASDPKYGYNVKPQNVIGVSLLLKDRKTGELTTARKQVAAGKYDEKANLGLELTPYLWTPATWMAGKHAAILTYIDEWKKPVLVGGDTPTSDGYMLFHDVDVAKGGIHLWINRKDKYMTQLNGMIAKHAAAQAKEGLPVTADKNWVIVKPDEIQ